The Lichenihabitans psoromatis genome contains a region encoding:
- a CDS encoding asparagine synthase-related protein, whose translation MNIGPAGSTDDDARLAAVLAGMGEIAIALSGGIDSVTLATFAHRQRAGVTMFHAVSPAVPGDATARVERLAEQHGWILRVVDAGEFDDADYIANPVNRCFFCKTNLYGSIARHTGAQMLSGANLDDLGEYRPGLDAAGHHGVRHPYLEAKIAKAMVRAMARRLGLGDLSDLPAAPCLSSRVETGIAINAQVLRAIHSVERKLARDFPLGTIRCRVRASGIVLELDAGTRAALDPARVATIEAEVETVFSGLVAVPTLTLAPYRNGSAFLQGMS comes from the coding sequence ATGAACATCGGTCCTGCCGGATCGACGGATGACGACGCACGGCTCGCCGCCGTGCTGGCCGGCATGGGCGAGATTGCCATCGCGCTGAGCGGCGGCATCGATAGCGTGACGCTGGCGACCTTCGCGCATCGCCAGCGGGCCGGTGTCACGATGTTTCATGCGGTGTCGCCCGCTGTTCCCGGCGACGCCACCGCACGGGTCGAGCGGTTGGCCGAGCAACACGGCTGGATCCTCCGGGTCGTCGACGCGGGTGAGTTCGACGATGCCGACTACATCGCCAATCCGGTCAATCGCTGCTTCTTCTGCAAGACCAACCTCTATGGCAGCATCGCGCGCCACACCGGCGCTCAGATGCTGTCGGGCGCCAATCTCGACGATCTCGGCGAGTATCGTCCCGGCCTCGACGCGGCCGGTCACCATGGCGTTCGCCATCCTTATCTCGAAGCCAAGATCGCCAAGGCCATGGTGCGCGCCATGGCGCGGCGGCTCGGCCTGGGTGATCTGTCGGACCTGCCGGCCGCCCCGTGCCTATCGAGCCGGGTCGAGACCGGGATCGCCATCAACGCGCAGGTGCTACGCGCGATCCACAGTGTCGAACGCAAGCTGGCGCGGGACTTTCCCCTCGGGACGATCCGGTGCCGGGTGCGTGCCTCGGGCATCGTTCTCGAACTCGACGCCGGGACCCGTGCGGCGCTGGATCCGGCTCGTGTCGCGACGATCGAGGCCGAGGTCGAGACTGTTTTTTCCGGGTTGGTTGCGGTCCCGACGCTGACGCTCGCGCCGTATCGCAATGGCAGCGCTTTCCTGCAGGGGATGTCTTGA
- the larB gene encoding nickel pincer cofactor biosynthesis protein LarB produces MVEFKFDFDRRKRTGLSEAVFCAGKSVEQIAAILDGVMDRAGRLLLTRLDSEKAMALPSDLRNRLDYDPVSRTAILGAPVPTLAGEAVGIVMAGTSDIPVGREAARTLSFDGQPRAEFTDIGVAGLWRLMERLDEIRQCPVVIVVAGMDAALVSVLGGLLDGPLIAVPTSVGYGVAAGGQTALNASLASCAPGVPVMNIDNGYGGACAALRILTKIRR; encoded by the coding sequence ATGGTGGAGTTCAAGTTCGACTTCGATCGCCGCAAGCGGACCGGCCTTAGCGAAGCGGTGTTTTGTGCCGGTAAGTCGGTGGAGCAGATCGCCGCGATCCTCGATGGGGTCATGGATCGTGCGGGACGTCTGTTGTTGACGCGGCTCGATTCCGAAAAAGCGATGGCGCTCCCCTCGGATTTGCGGAACCGGCTGGATTACGATCCGGTGTCACGAACCGCGATCCTGGGCGCGCCGGTGCCGACCCTGGCGGGTGAAGCTGTCGGTATCGTGATGGCCGGGACGTCCGACATCCCGGTCGGTCGGGAGGCGGCGCGAACTCTGTCGTTCGACGGCCAGCCTCGCGCGGAATTTACCGATATCGGCGTGGCAGGGCTTTGGCGGTTGATGGAGCGGCTGGACGAGATCCGTCAGTGCCCTGTGGTCATCGTGGTGGCCGGCATGGATGCGGCGTTGGTCAGCGTTCTCGGGGGCCTGCTCGACGGCCCGTTGATCGCAGTGCCAACCTCGGTCGGCTATGGGGTTGCGGCTGGCGGACAAACCGCGCTCAACGCCTCCCTCGCGAGTTGCGCGCCCGGCGTCCCGGTCATGAACATCGACAATGGCTACGGGGGCGCATGCGCGGCTCTGCGGATCCTGACAAAGATCCGTCGCTAA